In Motacilla alba alba isolate MOTALB_02 chromosome 21, Motacilla_alba_V1.0_pri, whole genome shotgun sequence, the following are encoded in one genomic region:
- the PDPN gene encoding podoplanin, producing the protein MFIKVPFFIILLGSLPFVALAQEASSVLEGEESATIDFRDRNDTEFEEFPTIFGELKTTESSFILDGESENATAYEVNTESVDGERSGEAEKTDEGGLGTIALLGIIVGIIVAVGILAGIIIAVVRKMSGRYSP; encoded by the exons ATGTTTATAAAAGTTCCAttcttcatcatcctcctcGGGAGCCTGCCTTTTGTAGCACTTGCTCAAGAAG CAAGCTCAGTTCtagaaggagaagaaagtgcAACAATTgatttcagagacagaaatgaCACAGAATTTGAAGAATTCCCAACAATT TTTGGAGAACTGAAGACCACAGAAAGTTCCTTCATCCTGGATGGAGAAAGCGAAAATGCTACTGCTTATGAAGTTAACACAGAAAGTGTTGATG GTGAACGGAGTGGGGAAGCAGAGAAAACTGATGAAG gtgGTCTGGGAACAATTGCACTGCTTGGAATAATTGTTGGAATCATCGTTGCAGTTGGAATCCTTGCAGGAATAATAATTGCAGTTGTAAGGAAGATGTCAGGCAGGTACTC gccCTAA